Part of the Rhodohalobacter sp. 614A genome is shown below.
CTTATTTGAGGGTAATCAAAATGTATTTGATTCAGAAGCTATCAGGGAGCATGCTGAATTTTTTGGTCCCGAAAGATTTAGGTACGAGATACAAGGTTATATAGAAAATTCCTGGGAATCGTTTCAAAGTTCAATTGTATAATAGATCAAATTCAGTCTCAGCACACACATCAAATTGCAAAGAAAATGTAGAGAAAGCTTTTTCTAACAAACTCTGACGATGTGTTACCTGAAAAGAGATTTATAAATGATGGGAGATATGTCCGTTCTTCTCTTCTTTCTCAAAACCAAATAAAATTATTACTTGCCTCACAACTGACCCTTCTTTTTATTTTTCTTTCTTTTTTTGAAGAGGCAAAAGGACAACAACACAAACTTGTTCCTACAGATAATTGGAGTTATGATTATATACAAAGACTCCAACACCGCGGATTTTTAAAAGAGCTCAACCCGACAAGAATTCCGTATTCAAGATCAGAAATTAAAGCTGCATTGGCGGCGTTGGAGGACACCGAACTATCCAACACGGAATCCCGATGGGTAGAAAGGCTTCGAAATTATTTTGATGTAGTTTCATCGGATACGGTTCGTACAAGTGATGATTTTACCTATGGATTGCAACTCGAGGGAGGATTTTCAGCGAGTAACTCCGATTCATTAATGCCGATGAGAGATCTCGACAGCAAAGGATTTATTTATCCAAATGGCACTCTTACCGGGTACATGGAAAAAGGGAATTTTATTGCTCATATGGGAATTCATCATGATCTTTTTTATGATCAAGACCCCATTGGCCTGGATGCAACGAGAAGACTCTACATTCGTAGCCAGGATGCTTATCTGGGATTTGCAAACGATTACCTTCAGATCTATTTAGGACGATTTCAAAACCACTGGGCGTCATTCGGTCGCTCCTCCACCATACTGAGTGACAATGCCCGAAGTTTTGACCAAATCAATATCACATTTGGGAATGAAGTGTTTTCCTTTCGATCCCTTTTAGGTGAATTGGATAATATTAGTGCAAGAGGAGTGTATCACGGGTTTAATCCTGTTGTGGGAGCCCGGCAAAGGTATTTGGCCGCTCATCGGTTCGACTGGCGAATCGTCCCGAATATCAGGCTTACGTTTTTTGAGTCGGTTCTCTATTCAGGGCCTTCATCCTCGGTTTCACTAAAATATCTGAATCCACTTCACTCCCTGGTTTTTGTGCTGGCAAATAAACCTCAAAATAATGAAGGCAATATTTTGATTGGCGGAGCACTGTGGATGCAATTCATGAATAATTTGACGATTCAGACCCAGTTTATGCTGGACGATCTGGACGTTGAAAGTGATAATGAACGAACCACATTTTCATGGTTTACTTCTATTGATATCGCAAATGTCTTTTCAAATGTAGATATCGGAGTAGAGACTGAAGCTGTTGCCTACCAAACGTACAACCCCGAACAGGCCGAAGGACGGTATCTCTATTTAAAACGCGGATTGGCCACGCAGTTCAATGATTATATTTATACATCTCTGTTTAGTAATATCTATTCCGGAGATCTTAGAATTACCCCGAAACTATCTTTTCTCTGGCAGGGCGAACAGGAAATCAATCAGCCACTGGTTAAGCGAAATCCAGATGGAACTCTGCTGGATGTTATTCTTACCGGGCTGCCTGAAAAAAGAATACGCCCCGGCCTTGAGTTGTTTTATAAACCTGTTGAAGCACTTACACTTTCGCTGGATCTCGGGTTTATGATGGCAGATGATCTGCAACATATCTCCGGGAACTCTGAAAGTGGACTCAACGGTATGTTGGAAATCAAGTGGAAATTATTTGATGTTCATAGCCAGTAACTATTCTGGATTTGCATCAATTCTGTCTCAAGTCTAAAAGGTGGTCTATTTTAAGGTTTCTGCAATTCTTTTTCGTCTTTTTGAATTTATTTCAAAAAAAAATCTGCAATTCTTTCCATGTGTTAAGAGACAAAAGTATATAGCATTAAGGATGGTTTTCTATCAAATGAGAATACCTTTTAAGCTACTACAAATACAATATTGATCTGAAAGGCAGAATGAAATTCATTCTGCTGCTTACAAAGGCCACAAAAATGGATTTTAAATTGTGGCCAAAATCATAAAGGTGAAGTGATATTTAATTAGTACGGATACGAACCTTTTTCATTAATAAATAGCCAAGTATTAGATCAAGTATGGATAGCCCATTACAGGTACTTTTAACTGAAAAATCATCATCCAGGCTTGTTGCGCCTTTTAACTTCAGGCTGTCGCCCTATATAATTCCTATATCAATCATGATACATCTGGGAATTATAAACTTTTTCCTTTTCCTGTTCACGCCTGCGACATATCTGGATCCGGTCAGCATTTTGTATTACAACTTTAGTTGGTTGTTTATTGCTTTTTCTCTGAAATATTATCGTATATCAAGAAACGAAGATTTTTCAACCAACCTGCCGAAATATCTGTCTTTATATATTCTCTTCGTGTTGGCCTATTTTGCCTACTTTGCGTTCCGGGGAATCGGATTTTCGATCCAGCATCAGGCCGTAATTCTATTAACAATTTTTGATGTCGTTACCTTTCACAGGGCTGTATTCTACTATTTCAGAAAAATCTACAGAGAAAAGGGAGGTAACTTTGTAAATGTAGTAGTAGTTGGGCTGGACAAAAACCTGGAAAAGCTCCGCAGTTTCTTTGCTCAGCCGGAATTGGGATACCGATATAAGGGATATTTTCATAATGAAAATCCGGGAGGAGGGGAATATCTTGGAAGGATTGACGACGTTTATAAATATATTAAACGCAATAATGTTGATGAAATTTATTGTGTGGCCTCTCAATTGTCTGAGAATGAGTTGCGAACCCTTCTGACATTCGCAGATAATAACTTCAAAAAACTCAAAATTATACCGGATAATAAAGGGATTTATACCCGAACCATGAATATTGAGCTTTTTGATACTACTCCGGTTTTAAACCTGAGAGAACTAAAGCTTAATACGGAATACGGAAGAATTGGAAAACGTGCATTTGATATCGTGTTTTCGTCACTTGTTATCCTGTTGATTCTCTCATGGTTAACCCCTTTGATGTACGTGATTATTAAGCTGGATTCAAAAGGTCCGTTGTTTTTTAAACAGTTACGGAATGGTCACAAGAAAAGGCCATTTAATTGTCTGAAATTCCGTTCAATGAAGGTGAATGAGCAAGCGGATAAAAAAATGGGTACGAAAAATGATCCCAGAATCACGAAAGTGGGCCAGTTTCTCCGAAAAACAAACATTGACGAGCTGCCACAGTTCTTTAATGTTTTTGTCGGGGATATGACAGTGGTAGGTCCAAGACCTCACATGAAAGCTCATACCCAGGAATTTGAAAGATCAGTCAATAAATATTTGGTACGGCATTTCTCAAAACCGGGAATTACCGGGCTTGCACAAGTCAAAGGGTACAGAGGGGAGATCAAAACCAAATACGACATTATCCACCGGGTAAAACTGGATATTTTTTATCTCGAGCATGTCTCCTTTGGCCTGGATTTGAAGATTATCTTAATGACGGTTTTTAAAACTTTTACGGGTGATAAGAAAGCGTATTAGTGAATGCCCATCTATTAAAATTAGAATACTCATATTAATATTAGTTACACATGAAAAACGACAGTAATCATCTGAAAGAACTGGAAGATGAAGGAATTTATGTGATGAGAGAGGTGGCTGCCCAGTTCGAGCGGCCAGTACTTTTGTTTTCGGGAGGCAAGGATTCGATCTGTATGTTCCACCTGGCCCAAAAGGCTTTTTACCCGGGCAAGATCCCCTTTCCTCTGATGCATATTGATACGGGGCATAATTTTCAGGAAACGATAGATTTTCGAGACAAACTGGTTGAAGAAAACGGGCTTGAATTGATTGTGGGTTATGTACAAGACTCCATCGACAGCGGCCGTGTGAAAGAGGAAACCGGACCGGATGCCAGCCGAAATGCCCTGCAAACAGTTACCCTTCTTGATACGCTTAAAGAATACCAGGTAGATGCCGCACTTGGTGGTGGTCGCCGCGATGAGGAGAAAGCACGGGCTAAAGAGCGATTCTTCTCCCACAGGGATGTGTTCGGTCAGTGGGATCCAAAAAATCAGAGACCCGAACTCTGGAATCTCTATAACGGCAGAAAAAACCAGGGGGAGAGTTTTCGTGTTTTTCCGTTAAGTAACTGGACGGAAATGGATGTATGGCAATACATTGCACAAGAAGAGATTGATATTCCGTCGCTCTATTTTTCTCATGATCGAAAAGTTTTCAATCGGCGGGGAGTATGGCTTGCCGATACGGATTTTGTTAATCGACAAAATGAGGAGCAACTCCAAACTAAAACGGTTCGTTTCCGGACGATTGGAGATGCTACATGCACCGGGGCCGTTTTGTCAGATGCTTCCAATATCGAAGAAATTATTGATGAAGTGGCCTCTGCCCGTCAGACGGAACGAGGTAATCGCCACGATGATAAGCGAAGTGAGACTGCAATGGAAGATCGGAAGCGATTGGGATACTTTTAAAATCGCCATCTTTCTGAATTAAAATTATAAGGATAAAGAGTTTAATATAGATGAGTAATTCCAACGGGCACAGCAAAGAAAATAATTATTTGGATATGGACCTGCTGCGGTTTACAACTGCCGGCAGCGTGGATGATGGAAAAAGTACACTGATCGGTCGGTTGCTGTATGATTCCAAATCCATTTTTGAAGACCAAATGGAAGCCATTGAAAAATCCAGCAAGAGCAGTGGGGAAGAAGAAGTCAATCTGGCGCTGCTCACAGACGGTTTGAAAGCCGAACGTGAACAGAAAATTACCATAGATGTGGCGTACCGCTATTTTGCAACGCCCAAACGGAAATTCATTATTGCGGATACACCCGGTCATATTCAATATACCAGAAACATGGTGACCGGCGCCTCTACAGCAGAGCTGGCAGTAATTTTGGTAGATGCTACCAAAGGATTGCTGACCCAGTCCAAGCGGCATGCGTTTATCTCATCATTACTCCAGATTCCCCACCTGGTGGTGGCAGTAAACAAGATGGACCTTGTGAATTATAGTAAGGAAAGATTTGAAAGTATTGTTTCGGATTTTCGCCATTTCGTGCAAAAGCTTGAGGTGGATGATGTTACGTATGTTCCTATTTCAGCCCTGAAAGGAGACAACGTTGTGGACTCCGGAGAAAATATGCCTTGGTACAAAGGCTCAACATTATTGCACATTCTAGAAACCGTTCGGGTTGATTCAACCCAGAATGTGATTGATTTCCGTTTTCCCGTTCAGTATGTCATTCGTCCGAATCAGAACTTCCGGGGATTTTCAGGCCGGGTAGCCTCAGGCCGAATTCGGCCGGGCGAGGAGATTATGGCATTGCCTTCGCGAAGGACCAGTAAGATCAAAGAAATTGTTACGAAAGACGAAAAGTTAGAGGAAACACATCCCGGTGATTCGGTTACGATCACACTTGAAGACGAGATTGACGTGAGTCGCGGAGATATGATCGTCAGAAAAAACAATGTGCCAAATGTTAATCAGCACTTTGAAGCTTTTGTGTGCTGGATGACCGATGAGCCGATGGAATTGGGCAAATCATATATCATCAACCATACAACCCGCACGGCGCAAGTATTTATTGATGAGTTGGTCTATCGGATGAATGTGGATACCATTGGCCGGGAAGATGCCGATACATTGAAGCTCAATGAGATCGGCCGGGTAAAACTTCAAACTTCTCTGCCCCTGTTTTTTGATCCCTACCAAATCAATCAGAAAACCGGAAGCTTTATTATTATTGATCCGGCCAGTAATGTGACGGTTGCCGCGGGCATGATTCGTGCGGGATCAACTGTTTCAGGAGATGAAGACGTAGTTGAAGAACTGACTGATCAAATTACAGAGGAGAAAACTATTCAGAAGTCTTCTCCAAATGTGGTTTGGGAACCATGGAATATTTCTCGCCAGGAGCGGGAGAAGCGAAATGGCCATGCTTCTAAAGTGTTGTGGTTTACAGGAATATCCGGAGCCGGCAAGAGCACCATCGCCAAAGAAGTTGAAAGACAACTTTGGGCTGAAGGTAAACAAACCGTTCTGCTGGATGGCGACCAGGTTCGCCATGGACTGAATCGGGATCTTGGATTTAGTGCCGGGGATCGTTCGGAAAATATCCGAAGAGTCGGTGAAACCGCACGCCTGTTTTTTGAGCATGGAAATATTGTTCTTTGCACGTTTGTATCTCCCTACAAAAAAGATCGGGAGATTGTGCGCAGCTTATTCCCCGAAGGCAGCTTTGAGGAAGTGTTTATAACCTGCTCACCTCAAACAGCCCAGGAACGGGATCCTAAAGGACTGTATGAGAAAGCCAAAAAAGGAGAAATTACAAATCTGACCGGGTATGACGCTTCCCATGAAGCTCCCGACAAGACATCTTCGCTACATATTGATACTACGGAGCTTTCCGTTGAAGAGGCAGTGGAACTGGTGAAGAAGCTTATTCAATAGACTTCTGTATAGCATAGACAGTTAATAGGTAGGTTGATGAAGTAGATTACAAGCAGACTGCTTCATCAATTTCTTCTTCATACGTAACCGAAGGGCCAGTAATTACTGCATTTTTCTGATACGTGTTTTCTTGAAAGCTCAGCTTAAACGTATATTCTTCATCCTTTTCAACAGCGTTTATATCAAAAGTGGCTCCGGTCAATGCCTGGTTGCTATGGTCATAATTCCATTTCAGGTTTTTGGCTAACCTCCACTTTGTTCCATTTTTCGCGGAGCTTTTTCTGTATGCAATAGAAGCTCCAGGCAAATTAGTAATCGAAATCACCTCGTCGGCATTGACACAGGCTAATTTTACATGGACGCTTGCGTCAATGAGCTTAGGTGGAGGCGCGGGAAGTTGAATCGATACTTCAGGTTGATCACAGAAATTAACCTGGACGGATTTTGAGTCAGTGGCCGTTTCAATTTTAACGGTGAGATCCGTATTTGGAGCTTCAAATTCAAATCTGTTATTGTTGTTTGATATATGAATTTCATTAAAGAACCCGGCTCCGGAAGCTGTTCCGAAGAGTTTTCCTGTGTTTCCATTTCGATTGACCACGATATAGGCTGAGCATGTGACAGATTCATCGATAACGGATCCAATCACAACGGCATAGGGCAAGGTCATGGAATCAAAAATTACACCGTTTCTCCCTTTTGATAGTTTTTCGATCTTTACGGTTTCCTCATCCAATATTTGCAGATTTTGATCAAAAGAAGTTACAACAAGTGGATCCCCGGCTTTAAATGGATTTCCGTCAATCGGGTTTTGAAAATCGTTCGGGATAGCTAACGAGAGGGATATCTTTTCGGAAGATTCTGATGTTCCCGAGTCCATTAGTATGGAGGAAACTGCAACATGATTGTTTTGATCCGAGATTGAAATCGTATTGATTCCTGCTGCATAAATGGTTTTTCCATCACTATTGATCAAATCAACCGGGGACAACTCAAGAGCTTCTGTCACGGATGGATCATAAAAAGTTAATTCAGTTCTCAGAGGGCCTGTAAGTATGTTTCCGTTTTCATCTTTAAAGACTGAGCCGTTCAAAATTTGTAACGTTGTGCCGGCAGATTGTTTTGCATTCGAATAGGTTTCAACCGCATATCTATTTTTGATTCTGCCATTTTTCTCTGCAAATCCTTCATGGTTAATCGTTACATAAATCCCCTTTTTTTCTTCCCGGACATTCTTCTTAAGCATTTTTACCTGGTAGTCAGTTGATCCGTCTTCTCTGATTTTGATAGTTTTGGCAGTTCGCACATACTGATTTGATTCCAATATGAGCTGAACAATTACAGGAGAATCCTCGGAAGGAGGCACTGAATTCTGAATTCCAAAGTTCAGAATGCCGTCTTGTATGTTTTTTTCGTTCAAAGGGTCACTATAAGTATCAATGACATCTTTTCCGTTTTTCCCGGCAAATGTTACACGAACATTTCTTTGAATAAGTTCGCCGGTTGAAGCGTCCGTAATAAGGACGGTAGGGGTTGTCTCTATTGGTTCAAGCTCAATAATCAGGCGGAAATCTTTTGCAGCATCTGTAACTCTGTCAACATCACAGCTCACAATTCCAGCTATGATGATCATTCCAAAAAAGAGTTGTATGAAATTTCTTTTCCTCATTGTAGTTGACATGTGTAGGTTAAAGAAATATGCTATCCACAGACTATACAAGCCTGAACAAGTTAAAGATTACATCTGTTCTCTGTGGTAAATAGAGAAACAAACTCACTTGTTCCGAAAAGTTACTATTGAGAGACAGCCATCAATAGGTTAATAAGAAAATGAAGCAAACTGACTTTATAAATAACCGGTCATTGGGGACACCTTCAGGTTCGCTAAAATATTAAAAATGAGATGGCCTCAGGAGAAATCAAACCAATAGAATGAATAAGCCCAATTTATTACTGGCAAATATCTTCATTAATCGTTTCTTCATAAGTAACAGAACTGCCGGTAATTGCTACATCTTGCTGATAAGTATTTCCATCAAAACTAACTTTAAATGTATACTCCTCATCTTGTTCAACCCCGGTAATATTAAAACCAACACCTGTTAAAGCTTGTTCATCCTCATCATATTCCCACTCAAGATTTTCTGCCAGCCGCCAGGGAGTTCCAACAGCAGCACTACTTTTTCTGTAGGCAACGGATGCAGCCGGCAGATCAGTGATTGAAATTTTTTCATCAGGCGCTGCACATCCTAGAGTGATGTTTACTGAACTATCAATAATATTTGGCGGAGGAGTGGGGAGGTTTACGGTTACATTGGGTTGAGCACAGAAATTTGCCGTTACAGAATGTGTTGTGGTGGCCGTCTGAATATCAATATTTACTTCGGCGTTCGGCGCGATGAAAGTAAACTCATTATTGCTACTGCCGATCTGTACTTCAACAAAAAATCCGGTTGAATAGGCGCTGCCAATCAGTGCTCCGGAATTTCCATTCCGTTCGATGGTCAATTGCGCGGGACAAGAAGCCGACAGTTCGGTGAGGGCATAGCCTGTGACCACCGCATAAGGCAAAGTGGTTGTGTTAAAAACCACACCGGTTTTCCCATTGGCAAGCACTTCCACCGTTTCCGAAACAACTTCAGTCAGTTGAAAAGAGTGACTAAAAGTGAATATGAAAATTTCGTCTCCAATCTTTACAGAGCTTCCATCCGGTTTCTTAAAGCCATCCGGTAAAGAAAATGAGACCGAAATTTCACCGGCAGATGCCGCCTTTTGTTTAGACATTGCTTCCAGCGAAGTTGCGAGATTACCATTTTCGTCCATAATTCGAATGGTATTGACGCCTGCGGCCTGGATTGGATTTCCATCATTATCAGTTAATTCGAAAGGGAGCAATTCGAACACTTTGTCTGCAGAAGGATTATAGTACGTTAATTCTGTTCTCAAGGATCCCCTAAGCGGGCTGCCGTTTGCTCCAAGAAATACAGAACCTTCCGGAACCTCCAGCGAAGTTCCGTTTCCATCCTGATTTGAAGGTGATTCCACTACAAAATTTTCCTGGATTGCGCCATCATTTCCGGCGGATCCCTGGGTATTTGTAGTTTTTTGAATTCCATCCGGATACGGCCCGGAATTCTCTTTTAGCATTTTAACATAGAAATCCGGAGATCCCTCTTCGGTGATGATAATTGTCCTGGATTTTTGCTGATAACCGTTGGCTTCTAATATTAGTTGAATTTTAACAGGTGAAGATTCGGAAGGTGCCAAAGAATTATCGATACCAAAATTGAGAATTCCGTCACTTACTTCATCCTGGGAAATCGGATCGCTATAAATATCGATCACATCCGCGCCATTCTGTCCCGCAAAAGTGATTGTAACATTTCCCGAGATGAGGTCACCGGTCGTTGCATCCGTAATCAAAACCGAAGGAGTTGTATGGATCGGTTCGAGGCCAATAATCAGCCTGAAATCATCCGCAGCGTCCGATACTTTATTAAAATCGCAGCTTGAAAGGAGAACAAGAAGTACGACCCCAAAAATCTTTAAAAAGGGAGTGTTAATTTTTTTCATTATTCGAATTTAAAGTCTGGTGGTAAGACTGATATTTAAGACCGGGTATAACTTAAAACTGTACATAGCATCTTCAAATGTATCAGCCTGGTTAGCTGTTGGCGCAATCATTCCTTTGCCCTGCATGTCTACATTTGGGTTGTTGGTAAACATAGCTCCAAGTTCGAATCCAACTTTTACGCGGCTGTTTTGATTTACAGCATTTCCAACTCCCAACCCCAGGTACGGAACAATTTTGGACTTGTAGGTGGCCTGTCCTGTTATTTCTCCAAGTCTTTCCGGTTGAAAAACTTTGCCCTCAACTTCGTACGGTTCGGATGGTTGAATGAGTCCCTCGACTAAAAAATCATGATAGTAAATTCCGCCTGTGAATTTGAACCAATTGTTAAAAGGGAAATAATCGACAACGGCACCAAAACTTTTCACACTTCCGTCAAGATCATAGTTGTAGTTCGGATCATCCTCTACTTCCCCGGATCTACCGTAGGCAAAAAAAGAAGCGTTTACGCGGGCATTAAAATTATTGTTAAGAGAGTTTACGACCTCCAGGCCAATTCCCGTGGTACCGGCTTTGATGCCAACAGCAGTTTGTGCGTAAAGAAATTCCGCTGATCCAAAAAGGAATATCAGGAGAAGGGGAATGTTTTTTAAAGTATGAGTCATCACATAATTAATGATTAATTCATGCAGTTGATTCTCTGCATGAGGAGAAAAGACAAATTGAAAAGAGACATCATCCGATTAAAACTTAATAGTATTTCTTTTCAAATAGTATCGAATGCTTAAAAAAATCTAATATTTTAAAACGGGTTATGAAGAATCAGAAAAATTATCCGGAGAGACAGTTCATTCTCCTTGTGCGGCAGTCTATTATCAAGGAGACTTTCTTTCAGGTATTTCGTTTTTCAAGTTGTTTAATTGAAGTTTGGCATTGAATCCAATTCAAAAATGAATAGAATTGGCAAACTTTTGACAAAGAAGAACAGCTTAAAAATGATGGGTGGGGGAGAAAAGTCGAAAGAATTAACGTGAAATTCTCAAATTAGGAGTTGCTCAAAACAAGCTATAAGAGATGCTTCATCTGTTAACATTTTAGGACGACAAATTATAGCCCGAATAGCTTCCCCTGATATCTTGCCGGGTAAATTGGAGCATAAATGTGGTCCCTTTTTCTGTGCTCATATAGTCGAATTGGGCATTGAGTTGCCTGGACAGAGTTTTGATAAGAAGGATTCCGGTGGTGTTTATTTCATGTGGTTTGAAATCCTGTGGCAACCCCCGGCCATTGTCTTTGATTAGAAGATTTACTTCGTTGTCTTCTTGCGTGAGATTAATCTGAATGATTCCAGGATCGGTTCCTCCAAATGCATGGTTCATACTGTTGGTAATTACTTCGTTTACAATCAAAGAAAAGGGCACTGCCTGATTGATATTTAATGTATCAATCTCCTGAATTTCAAATCGCGTTCTGATCTTCTGATCAGGCTGTGTGGCCCCAACAATATTATTGGCCAGCCTTTTGATCGCTTCCTTAATATTGATATGTGTCAGATTCTGTCCTTCATAAAGAAGTTCATGAATGTTCGC
Proteins encoded:
- a CDS encoding capsule assembly Wzi family protein, with the translated sequence MLPEKRFINDGRYVRSSLLSQNQIKLLLASQLTLLFIFLSFFEEAKGQQHKLVPTDNWSYDYIQRLQHRGFLKELNPTRIPYSRSEIKAALAALEDTELSNTESRWVERLRNYFDVVSSDTVRTSDDFTYGLQLEGGFSASNSDSLMPMRDLDSKGFIYPNGTLTGYMEKGNFIAHMGIHHDLFYDQDPIGLDATRRLYIRSQDAYLGFANDYLQIYLGRFQNHWASFGRSSTILSDNARSFDQINITFGNEVFSFRSLLGELDNISARGVYHGFNPVVGARQRYLAAHRFDWRIVPNIRLTFFESVLYSGPSSSVSLKYLNPLHSLVFVLANKPQNNEGNILIGGALWMQFMNNLTIQTQFMLDDLDVESDNERTTFSWFTSIDIANVFSNVDIGVETEAVAYQTYNPEQAEGRYLYLKRGLATQFNDYIYTSLFSNIYSGDLRITPKLSFLWQGEQEINQPLVKRNPDGTLLDVILTGLPEKRIRPGLELFYKPVEALTLSLDLGFMMADDLQHISGNSESGLNGMLEIKWKLFDVHSQ
- a CDS encoding exopolysaccharide biosynthesis polyprenyl glycosylphosphotransferase encodes the protein MDSPLQVLLTEKSSSRLVAPFNFRLSPYIIPISIMIHLGIINFFLFLFTPATYLDPVSILYYNFSWLFIAFSLKYYRISRNEDFSTNLPKYLSLYILFVLAYFAYFAFRGIGFSIQHQAVILLTIFDVVTFHRAVFYYFRKIYREKGGNFVNVVVVGLDKNLEKLRSFFAQPELGYRYKGYFHNENPGGGEYLGRIDDVYKYIKRNNVDEIYCVASQLSENELRTLLTFADNNFKKLKIIPDNKGIYTRTMNIELFDTTPVLNLRELKLNTEYGRIGKRAFDIVFSSLVILLILSWLTPLMYVIIKLDSKGPLFFKQLRNGHKKRPFNCLKFRSMKVNEQADKKMGTKNDPRITKVGQFLRKTNIDELPQFFNVFVGDMTVVGPRPHMKAHTQEFERSVNKYLVRHFSKPGITGLAQVKGYRGEIKTKYDIIHRVKLDIFYLEHVSFGLDLKIILMTVFKTFTGDKKAY
- the cysD gene encoding sulfate adenylyltransferase subunit CysD — protein: MKNDSNHLKELEDEGIYVMREVAAQFERPVLLFSGGKDSICMFHLAQKAFYPGKIPFPLMHIDTGHNFQETIDFRDKLVEENGLELIVGYVQDSIDSGRVKEETGPDASRNALQTVTLLDTLKEYQVDAALGGGRRDEEKARAKERFFSHRDVFGQWDPKNQRPELWNLYNGRKNQGESFRVFPLSNWTEMDVWQYIAQEEIDIPSLYFSHDRKVFNRRGVWLADTDFVNRQNEEQLQTKTVRFRTIGDATCTGAVLSDASNIEEIIDEVASARQTERGNRHDDKRSETAMEDRKRLGYF
- the cysN gene encoding sulfate adenylyltransferase subunit CysN — encoded protein: MSNSNGHSKENNYLDMDLLRFTTAGSVDDGKSTLIGRLLYDSKSIFEDQMEAIEKSSKSSGEEEVNLALLTDGLKAEREQKITIDVAYRYFATPKRKFIIADTPGHIQYTRNMVTGASTAELAVILVDATKGLLTQSKRHAFISSLLQIPHLVVAVNKMDLVNYSKERFESIVSDFRHFVQKLEVDDVTYVPISALKGDNVVDSGENMPWYKGSTLLHILETVRVDSTQNVIDFRFPVQYVIRPNQNFRGFSGRVASGRIRPGEEIMALPSRRTSKIKEIVTKDEKLEETHPGDSVTITLEDEIDVSRGDMIVRKNNVPNVNQHFEAFVCWMTDEPMELGKSYIINHTTRTAQVFIDELVYRMNVDTIGREDADTLKLNEIGRVKLQTSLPLFFDPYQINQKTGSFIIIDPASNVTVAAGMIRAGSTVSGDEDVVEELTDQITEEKTIQKSSPNVVWEPWNISRQEREKRNGHASKVLWFTGISGAGKSTIAKEVERQLWAEGKQTVLLDGDQVRHGLNRDLGFSAGDRSENIRRVGETARLFFEHGNIVLCTFVSPYKKDREIVRSLFPEGSFEEVFITCSPQTAQERDPKGLYEKAKKGEITNLTGYDASHEAPDKTSSLHIDTTELSVEEAVELVKKLIQ